A window of Anomalospiza imberbis isolate Cuckoo-Finch-1a 21T00152 chromosome 4, ASM3175350v1, whole genome shotgun sequence contains these coding sequences:
- the PCM1 gene encoding pericentriolar material 1 protein isoform X1 — MATGGGPFEEGMNDQDLPSWSNESLDDRLNNTDWGGQQKKANRSSEKNKKKLSGEGETRLTNDISPESSPGMERRKTRTSHSFPHARYMTQMSVPEQAELERLKQRINFSDLDQRSIGSDSQGRATAANNKRQLNENKKPFNFLSLQINTNKSKDPASGSQKKEGGVSAQCKELFGAALSKDFLQNCQVSAQEDGRGEQAMDSSQIVSRLVQIRDYIAKASSMRDDLVEKNERSANVERLSHLIDDLKEQEKSYLKFLQKMLARENEEDDVRTIDSAVGSGSVGESTSLNIDVQSEASDTTEVSFSLSCRPRIEDKLGNSASHEQVTDIDVTPSPKGKSERAALNYREIWPFGINSQDHGLLSKARDPQQEAKEELENLKKQHDLLKRMLQQQEELKALQGRQAALLALQHKAEQAIAVLDDSVVTETTGSVSGVSLTSELNEELNDLIQRFHNQLHDSQTQSVPDNRRQAESLSLTREISQSRNSSMLEHQSDEKAQLFNKMRMLQGKKQKMDKLLGELHTLRDQHLNNSSFFPASGSPQRSVDQRSTTSAASGPVGIVTVVNGETNSLASAPYPPDSLVSQNESEEDENLNPTEKLQKLNEVRKRLNELRELVHYYEQTSDMMTDAVNENIKEEEETEESESDSEHEDPQPVTNIRNPQGISTWSEINSNSNVQCGTNNRDGRHLNTDCEINNRSAANIRTLKMSSALDCHNRENDKHRDLPQGEDDEVEEDRVSEDSMSSHRSSLGDVAGDAEFEQKINRLMAAKQKLRQLQNLAAMVQDDDPEPQGAIANASNIGDLLGEVEETKQQPNNVRASSNKLKKDVRLNEKAREKFYEAKLQQQQQELKQLQEERRKLFEIQEKIQVLQKACPDLELSAGLGNCPANRQTTQATSTPAMNECNTAGKPLFECDESVPIGNEQLWSEMRRHEILREELRQRRKQLEALMAEDQRRRELAETISTVAASLKSEGSEAQCTPQQSRTENRTMATWGGSTQCALEEENGDEDGYLSDGVGQAEEEEEDASSLNDSFSVYPNNNIPENVYFVKGNKDRWKNCRPLSADGNYRPVSKARQQQNISMRRQENFRWMSELSYVEEKEQWQEQINQLKKQHEFSVSICQTLMQDQQTLSCLLQTLLTSPYSMMPNNVASSQINLIMHQLNQCYTQLNWQQNNVQRLKQMLSDLMQQQEQQCQQKPSRKERGNSAPPPPSPVFCPFNYPPQPVNLFSVPGFTNFSSFAPGINCNPVFPCGFGDFAHTVSPRSSEQQEQQHPLDPNTSGKTEYMAFPKPFESSSSNGGEKQRRNHRQPEEEMEKRSTWIDDSQETKKDDQSQLTAGFAVSVQNIASSHKNQCDMNRRREFDEESLESFSSMPDPIDPTTVTKTFRARKASAQASLASKDKTPKSKNKRKSSSQLKGRIKNTGYESASASSVCEPCKNNKSRHSDVVHAKVFSKRNQEQLEKIIKYSRSTEMSSAHARRILQQSNRNACIEAPETGSDLSMFEALRDTIYSEVATLISQNESRPHFLIELFHELQLLNTDYLRQRALYALQDIVTRHLCEKNEKGKCAKSLNSATWVASNSELTPSESLASTDDETFGKNFSTEACQDCQQPDADNGSIMSTSSNFEPFATDDLGNTVIHLDKALSWMREYERMKVEAESTLDSEGCSSNFQGASTAKLEGPGAGECQSGPQSGDVSSVPCPRIDTQQLDRQIKAIMKEVIPFLKEHMDEVCSSQLLTSVRRMVLTLTQQNDESKEFVKFFHKQLGSILQDSLAKFAGRKLKDCGEDLLVEISEVLFNELAFFKLMQDLDNNSISVKQRCKRKVETTEVMQSYAKEAKKGLQVDVRSSVEDVDEDKDKDETETTKQVLDSEVCAGNRVPESVRSDASDQEEDEESESGPVAISLSKAETQALTNYGSGEDENEDEEIEFEEGPVDVQTSLQASSETTENEQTSNQELSKAKSSEILSSEQEPVTVKGKPCMW, encoded by the exons ATGGCAACAGGAGGTGGTCCCTTTGAAGAAGGCATGAATGATCAGGACTTGCCCAGCTGGAGCAATGAGAGCCTTGACGACCGGCTGAACAACACA GACTGGGGAGGTCAACAGAAGAAAGCAAACAGATCttcagagaaaaacaagaaaaagcttAGTGGGGAAGGTGAAACAAGACTTACTAATGACATATCTCCAGAATCTTCACCTGGAATGGAACGACGCAAGACCAGAACTTCTCATAGCTTTCCTCATGCTCGATACATGACTCAGATGTCTGTTCCAGAGCAGGCTGAACTAGAAAGGCTTAAACAAAGAATAAACTTCAGTGATCTGGATCAG AGAAGCATTGGAAGTGATTCTCAAGGCAGGGCAACGGCTGCTAATAACAAACGTCAacttaatgaaaacaaaaaaccattCAACTTCCTGTCACTGCAGATTAACACTAACAAAAGCAAAGATCCTGCCTCAGGTTCCCAAAAAAAGGAAGGTGGGGTATCAGCGCAATGTAAAGAGTTGTTTGGAGCTGCTCTAAGCAAGGATTTCTTGCAAAATTGTCAAGTGTCTGCTCAAGAAGATGGAAGGGGAGAGCAAGCGATGGATAGTAGCCAG ATTGTGAGCAGACTAGTTCAGATTCGCGACTATATTGCTAAGGCCAGCTCCATGCGGGATGATCTTgtagagaaaaatgaaagatcGGCCAATGTTGAGCGTTTATCACACCTTATAGATGACCTTAAAGAGCAGGAGAAATCCTATCTGAAATTTTTACAAAAGATGCTT GCTAGAGAAAATGAGGAGGATGATGTTCGGACTATAGATTCAGCTGTGGGATCTGGTTCTGTAGGTGAGAGCACATCGCTAAACATTGATGTGCAGTCTGAGGCTTCAGATACCACG GAGGTATCTTTTAGTTTGAGTTGTCGGCCCCGCATTGAGGACAAACTAGGGAATTCAGCTTCACACGAACAGGTTACAGACATTGATGTTACACCAAGCCCTAAAGGGAAAAGTGAGAGAGCTGCTCTGAATTACAGGGAAATCTGGCCTTTTGGGATTAATAGCCAGGATCATGGATTGCTTTCAAAG GCCAGAGATCCTCAACAGGAAGCTAAAGAGGAGTTGGAGAACTTGAAGAAACAGCACGATTTATTGAAAAGAATGCTACAACAGCAGGAGGAACTAAAGGCTCTTCAAGGAAGACAGGCAGCTCTTCTTGCTTTGCAGCATAAAGCAGAGCAAGCCATTGCTGTCCTGGATGATTCTG TTGTAACAGAAACTACAGGTAGTGTTTCAGGAGTGAGTCTTACATCAGAACTGAATGAAGAATTGAATGATTTAATTCAACGCTTTCACAACCAACTTCATGATTCACAG ACACAGTCTGTGCCTGACAATAGAAGGCAAGCAGAAAGCCTTTCACTTACCAGAGAGATTTCACAAAGCAGAAACTCTTCAATGCTTGAACACCAGTCAGATGAGAAGGCACAGCTTTTTAACAAGATGCGAATGTTGCAGGGTAAAAAGCAAAAGATGGACAAACTATTAGGAGAACTTCATACACTTCGTGACCAACATCTAAATAACTCTTCCT TTTTTCCTGCTTCAGGTTCTCCTCAAAGGAGTGTTGATCAAAGAAGTACAACTTCAGCTGCTTCTGGTCCTGTAGGCATAGTAACTGTTGTCAACGGTGAAACAAATAGTCTGGCATCTGCTCCCTATCCTCCCGATTCCCTGGTTTCTCAGAATGAGAGTGAAGAGGATGAAAATCTAAATCCAACAGAAAAGCTTCA gaAGCTAAATGAGGTTCGTAAGAGACTGAATGAGTTACGTGAGTTAGTTCACTACTATGAGCAGACATCTGATATGATGACAGATGCTGTGAATGAAAACAttaaggaggaggaagaaacagaagaatCAGAAAGTGATTCTGAACATGAGGATCCACAGCCTGTTACAAATATTAG AAACCCTCAAGGAATCAGTACTTGGAGTGAAATAAATAGCAACTCAAATGTACAGTGTGGAACTAATAACAGAGATGGAAGACATCTTAATACAGACTGTGAAATAAACAACCGATCTGCTGCTAATATAAGGACTCTAAAAATGTCATCTGCTTTAG ACTGTCATAACAGGGAGAATGACAAACACCGTGATCTACCCCAAGGTGAAGATGATGAAGTGGAAGAAGATCGAGTTAGTGAAGATTCCATGTCTAGTCACAGAAGCAGCCTGGGTGATGTAGCTGGAGATGCCGAGTTTGAGCAGAAGATCAATAGGCTTATGGCTGCAAAACAGAAGCTTAGACAGTTACAAAACCTTGCGGCTATGGTGCAG GATGATGATCCAGAACCTCAAGGGGCAATTGCAAATGCGTCTAATATTGGTGACTTGTTGGGTGAGGTGGAAGAGACAAAGCAACAACCAAACAATGTCCGAGCAAGTTCCAACAAGTTAAAAAAAGATGTGCGACTGAATGAAAAAGCAAG AGAGAAGTTCTATGAAGCTAaacttcagcagcagcaacaggagCTTAAGCAGTtacaagaagaaagaagaaaactgtttgaaatccaggaaaaaattCAAGTGTTACAGAAAGCTTGTCCTGACCTTGAA TTGTCAGCTGGCCTGGGTAACTGCCCAGCAAATAGACAGACTACACAAGCAACATCAACTCCAGCCATGAATGAGTGTAACACAGCTGGCAAGCCTTTATTTGAGTGTGATGAATCTGTACCAATAGGCAATGAG CAGTTATGGTCTGAGATGAGAAGACATGAGATTTTAAGAGAAGAATTGCGACAGAGAAGAAAGCAACTTGAAGCTTTAATGGCTGAAGATCAGAGAAGGAGAGAGCTCGCAGAAACAATATCTACTGTTGCTGCATCTCTTAAAAGTGAAGGGTCAGAAGCTCAGTGTActccacagcagagcaggactgaAAA TAGGACAATGGCTACCTGGGGGGGTTCTACCCAGTGTGCCctagaggaagaaaatggagaTGAAGACGGTTATCTCTCTGATGGAGTTGGTCAGgcagaagaagaggaagaagatgcATCAAGTTTGAATGACAGTTTCTCTGTTTATCCCAATAACAACATACCAGAAAATGTATATTTTGTTAAAGGAAACAAAGATAG GTGGAAAAACTGTCGTCCCCTTTCAGCAGATGGAAATTATCGTCCAGTGTCTAAGGCCAGGCAACAGCAAAACATAAGTATGCGGCGTCAGGAGAATTTTCGGTGGATGTCTGAGCTTTCCTATGTGGAAGAAAAGGAACAATGGCAAGAGCAGATCAATCAGTTGAAGAAACAGCATGAATTTAGTGTCAGCATTTGTCAAACTTTGATGCAGGATCAGCAG ACCCTCTCTTGCCTTCTACAGACCTTGCTCACAAGCCCCTACAGCATGATGCCCAATAATGTTGCATCTTCACAAATAAATCTTATTATGCATCAGTTAAACCAGTGTTACACTCAACTGAATTGGCAGCAGAATAATGTCCAAAG gtTGAAACAAATGTTAAGTGATCTTATGCAGCAGCAAGAACAACAGTGTCAACAGAAACCATCAAGAAAGGAGAGAGGCAATAGTGcacctccacctccatctcCTGTTTTCTGTCCATTCAACTACCCTCCACAACCTGTGAACCTCTTTAGCGTTCCAGGATTTactaatttttcttcctttgctccAG GTATTAACTGTAATCCAGTGTTCCCATGTGGTTTTGGAGATTTTGCACATACCGTTTCTCCACGCAgcagtgagcagcaggagcaacAACATCCTCTAGATCCTAATACTTCTGGGAAAACTGAGTATATGGCATTCCCCAAACCCTTTGAAAGCAGTTCCTCTAAcggaggagaaaaacaaag AAGGAATCATAGACAGCCTGaagaggaaatggaaaagagatCAACTTGGATTGATGATAGCcaagaaacaaagaaagatgATCAGTCTCAGCTGACTGCAGGTTTTGCAGTTTCAGTACAAAACATTGCTTCTAGTCATAAAAATCAGTGTGATATGAACCGGAGAAGAGAGTTTGACGAAGAGTCTTTGGAGAGTTTCAGTAGCATGCCTGATCCAATAGACCCAACTACTGTGACAAAGACATTTAGAGCTAGAAAAGCATCAGCGCAAGCAAGCCTGGCATCAAAAGATAAAACGCCCAAATCCAAGAATAAGAGGAAGAGTTCTTCTCAGCTAAAAGGCAGAATTAAAAATACTG GTTATGAAAGTGCAAGTGCCTCTAGTGTGTGTGAACCCTGCAAGAACAATAAAAGCAGACACTCTGATGTGGTTCATGCAAAGGTGTTCAGCAAAAGGAATCAGgaacaactggaaaaaataattaaatacagTAGATCTACAGAAATGTCTTCAG CGCATGCTAGGAGAATTCTGCAGCAGTCTAACAGAAATGCATGCATTGAAGCGCCAG AAACTGGTAGTGATCTTTCTATGTTTGAAGCTTTGCGAGACACAATTTATTCTGAAGTGGCAACTCTTATTTCTCAAAATGAGTCTCGTCCCCACTTTCTTATTGAACTTTTCCATGAGCTTCAGCTGCTAAATACAGATTATCTGAGGCAAAGGGCTCTATATGCTTTACAG GATATAGTGACCAGACATTTAtgtgagaaaaatgaaaaaggaaagtgTGCAAAATCACTGAATTCTGCAACATGGGTGGCATCAAATTCCGAACTCACTCCTAGTGAAAGCCTTGCCTCTACAGATGAT GAAACTTTTGGCAAGAACTTTTCTACAGAAGCATGTCAAGATTGTCAACAACCTGATGCAGACAATGGCAGTATTATGTCTACTTCTTCAAATTTTGAACCTTTTGCTACTGATGACCTTG GCAACACAGTGATTCACTTAGATAAAGCTTTGTCTTGGATGAGGGAATATGAGCGTATGAAAGTTGAAGCTGAAAGTACCCTTGACTCTGAGGGCTGCTCTAGTAATTTTCAGGGTGCTTCCACTGCTAAATTAGAAG GTCCAGGTGCTGGTGAGTGTCAGTCTGGGCCACAGTCAGGTGATGTTTCTTCAGTTCCATGTCCTCGTATAGATACTCAGCAGCTTGACCGGCAGATTAAAGCAATTATGAAAGAGGTCATTCCTTTTCTGAAG GAACACATGGATGAAGTTTGCTCTTCTCAATTACTGACATCAGTAAGACGTATGGTCTTGACTCTTACTCAACAAAATGATGAAAGTAAAGAATTTGTGAAGTTCTTTCATAAGCAGCTTGGCAGTATACTTCAG GATTCACTGGCGAAATTTGCTGGTAGAAAATTAAAAGATTGTGGGGAGGATCTTCTTGTGGAGATCTCTGAAGTGTTATTCAATGAATTAGCCTTTTTTAAACTCATGCAAGACTTGGACAACAACAGTATTTCTGTAAAGCAGAGATGTAAACGAAAAGTAGAAACCACGGAAGTAATGCAGTCTTATGCTAAAgag GCAAAAAAAGGTCTCCAGGTGGATGTTCGTTCTTCTGTTGAAGATGTCGATGAGGACAAA GACAAGGATGAGACTGAAACTACTAAACAAGTACTGGACTCAGAAGTGTGTGCTGGTAACAGAGTGCCTGAAAGTGTTAGATCTGATGCATCTGATcaagaggaggatgaggaaaGTGAAAGCGGTCCAGTGGCAATAA GTTTATCAAAAGCAGAAACTCAAGCTTTGACTAACTATGGCAGTGGAGAAGATGAGAATGAAGATGAAGAAATAGAATTTGAGGAAGGACCTGTTGATGTGCAAACATCACTACAAGCCAGCAGTGAAACAACTGAAAATGAACAG ACTTCAAACCAAGAATTGAGTAAGGCAAAAAGCAGTGAGATTTTGTCATCGGAACAAGAGCCTGTTACTGTTAAAGGTAAGCCCTGCATGTGGTAA